tattgcactAAACTTCAAGAGAATAGGTAAAAATGTATTGCTGATACACCTGGAAGGTGCAACCGTTGtcaatataatattaataaaatttctaGATAGTAGAATGTGATATCTAAATTGAAGTCGATAcataaaaagataaataaacaaagtaaTTACACTTTATTACATGACTAATGACATATCGGTCCGAACTCCACCCTAATGTTTCAAAAAGGTgcctaaaattaaattttttttaatttagcaAACATGAATTACATTagtataaataatatgtaatactatatttttatttaaaatataatacattttcaacacaataaatacaataGCATAGGACAGTGTAAAAAGGGCTACGATAGGATGGGAAATAAATTAGAAAGCCGTTATCTTATCTTTGAGTGGTCCACTCTAATGCTCTGAAGGCTGAAGTGACCATGTAAGTAAACATACAtacctgtgtgtgtgtatctaaATCGGCGCGcttttgcacacacacacgcacggcCCTTGCGTCAGCCGGTCGAACAGCTGATTCGGCGCTCAACGGGCATTCGATTTGGCATCGAAGCGCTTGCCATTCGCTACCATTGAACAGAATGATTGGAAAAGCGGGGCGTCGTGGACGGCTCAAGTGATTTGTTGTGTTTTGCGATTCGTCCGAATGGAAAGTTTTCCGTTGTCAGTTGTTATCATATTGCGAAATTGAGATTCAGCATCTGTCGATAGTTGATGAAATTCGCGTCTTATGTTGCTGCCTACATACAGTGCACGCTTATGAGTGATGAATTGCTGATAAATAAGAACTGAATTCCGCGTCTTTTGTTTATGAGAACTTGTGAAATTGCCTGCACATTTACATAACCATGCAGGCCAGTAAACTTCCACCCAATCCCCGCGAGTCGGCAGGTATCCTATCCTCGCTCATGTTCTGGTACGCTCACGTTTCATCCTACCGCTAAGAAGTGTTTCCTTTGAGCACAtgcgtacatacatatgtactcaCCTATGAATGTTCTTTTCAACTGCCGCTGAGAAGTGACATCCGAAGACAACCGTTATCGGATACCACATATTGTTCGTAGCATAATTCAAAGCTAGCCACAGTTGCGAAAACAATTTACACAATTACTTTCCTATTCCAGCTTTGCCCTGCCCATTCTGTTCAAGGGTCGCAAACAGACGCTTCAGCCCACGGATCTGTACAAAACGCTGAATGAGCATGAAGCAGCGAGCCTGGGCGATGAGTTCTTCCAGGGATGGGAGGACGAGGTGGCTCGGTGCCGCCGAAAAGGTGATTCCGGCCGTAAACCAAGTGTCCTGCGGGTCATCGGACGCGTCTTCGGCTGGAGGCTCATTATGTCCGGTATAACAATTGCCGCCTTGGAACTGGGAACCAGGTAAGAGTCGTGGACTTTATCAGTCAATGTGTCACTTATAATTTATTCggattaatttgatttatttcagGGCCACTGTGCCGCTTCTTCTGGCCGGACTCATATCGGAGTTCAGCGAGCATGGAAACGGCCATAGCTACAATGCCCAAATTTACGCTGTGCTCCTTATAGCCTGTATCTTGGCCAGCGTTCTTCTAACCCACCCATACATGATGGGAATGATGGTAAGTTCAGTAACTTAATACTGAAGTCAACTTGAATGTAATTGTGTTCTCTCTAAATTCTTGCAGCACTTGGCCATGAAAATGCGGGTGGCAGTAAGTAGCGCTATATACCGAAAAGCCCTGCGGCTCAGTCGCACTTCGCTGGGAGGCACCACAACCGGACAGGTGGTTAACTTGCTCTCCAACGATCTTAACCGCTTCGATCGATGTCTTATCCATTTTCACTTTCTGTGGCTGGGGCCATTGGAGCTGCTGATTGCCTCCTACTTCCTGTACGAACAGATTGGAATGGCTTCCTTCTACGGAATCAGCATCCTAGTACTCTATCTACCACTGCAAACCTACTTAAGCCGCGTAACATCAAAGCTGCGGCTGCAGACGGCACTCAGGACGGATCAGCGAGTACGCATGATGAACGAAATCATCTCGGGCATCCAGGTTATCAAGATGTACACCTGGGAGCGTCCATTTGGTAAACTTATAGGGCAGATGCGGCGCAGCGAGATGAGCTCCATTCGCCAGATGAACCTTTTGCGCGGCATCCTGCTCTCCTTCGAGATAACCCTGGGTCGCATAGCCATCTTTGTGAGCCTTCTGGGATTCGTCCTGGGCGGAGGCGAACTGACGGCAGAGCGCGCCTTCTGCGTCACCGCCTTCTACAACATCCTTAGGCGTACTGTGAGCAAGTTCTTTCCGAGTGGAATGTCGCAGTTCGCTGAACTGTTGGTCTCAATGCGTCGTATAACTAATTTTATGATGCGGGAGGAGGCAAATGTAATAGATATGTCGGAGCGAAGGGACGAAAAAGCCGAAGAGGAGCAACATTTACTGAAAGAAGTGGAGAAGAGGTCTTATCCCGTTGGCATTGGCAAGGAACCAGATACCTTAGTGGAAATCAAAGCCTTGAGAGCACGCTGGGGCCAGGAGCAACACGATCTTGTCTTAAACAACGTCAATATGTCGCTGCGGCGCGGCCAATTGGTAGCTGTGATTGGACCCGTGGGATCGGGCAAATCAAGCCTCATTCAGGCTATTCTAGGAGAGCTGCCGCCTGAATCTGGATCGGTACAAGTCTCGGGAAAGTATTCCTACGCCTCCCAGGAGCCCTGGCTTTTCAATGCATCTGTTCGCGACAACATTCTATTTGGCTTGCCCATGGACAAGCAGCGCTATCGAACTGTGCTCAAGCGGTGTGCCCTGGAGCGGGATTTGGAGTTGTTGCACGGTGATGGGACAATCGTGGGCGAGCGCGGAGCTTCACTGTCCGGTGGACAGCGAGCGAGAATATGTTTGGCCAGAGCTGTTTACCGCAGGGCGGATGTATACCTTTTGGACGATCCTCTCAGCGCAGTGGACACTCATGTGGGTAGGCACCTGTTCGATGAATGCATGCGCGGCTTCCTGGGCAAACAGCTGGTGATACTTGTCACCCATCAGCTGCAGTTTCTGGAGGACGCCGATCTAATTGTTATCATGGACAAGGGTCACGTCTCGGCGTGCGGGACTTACGAGGAGATGCTCAAGAGCGGGCAGGACTTTGCCCAGCTCTTGGTGGAAAGTACCCAGAACAGCGGGGGAGGGGATGAGATCATAACGTCGCCGAACCTTTCCCGCCAGAGTAGCGCTTTAAGCACTAAAAGTTCCAATGGAAGCTCATCCTCGCTAGAATCCATGGTGGAAAAGGAGAAACCAAAGCCCAGTGCGGTGTCGTCGCAGGAGTCGCGCAGTGGTGGTCAAATTGGCTTGTCCATGTACAAGAAATACTTTGGCGCAGGCTGCGGCGTCCTGGTTTTTGTTGTCCTGATAATGCTGTGTATTGGCACTCAGATTCTGGCGTCTGGCGGGGACTATTTTCTTTCCTACTGGTAAGTGTTTGAAAAatctgaaaatatttatatttctaaaTGGAACTCTTTTTTAATAGGGTTAAGAACACAGCTTCTTCATCAACGCTGGATATCTACTACTTCACTGCCATTAATGTGGGCCTGGTCATTTGTGCTTTGCTCCGAACTCTGCTTTTCTTCAACATCACCATGCACTCCTCCACTGAGCTGCACAACACCATGTTCCAGGGCTTATCACGCACGGCTTTGTACTTTTTTCACACCAATCCCTCCGGTCGGATCCTCAATCGATTCGCCAATGACCTGGGTCAGGTGGATGAGGTGATGCCCGCCGTTATGTTGGATTGTATACAGATCTTCCTCACCCTGACGGGCATCATCTGCGTGCTGTGCGTGACCAACCCGTGGTACTTGATCAACACCTTTGCAATGATGTTAGCATTTTACTATTGGCGCGATTTTTACCTGAAGACGTCGAGAGATGTGAAGCGCTTGGAGGCCGTGGCTCGGTCGCCGATGTACTCGCACTTCAGTGCCACTCTTGTTGGACTTCCCACAATCCGGGCGATGGGCGCCCAGCAAACTCTGATCGGCCAGTATGACAACTACCAGGATCTGCACAGCTCCGGCTACTACACCTTTGTTTCTACCAGTCGTGCCTTCGGCTATTACCTAGATCTTTTCTGTGTGGCGTACGTGATATCGGTGATACTGCACAACTTCTTCAATCCTCCTCTGCACAATGCTGGCCAGATAGGTCTGGCAATTACCCAAGCACTGGGTATGACAGGAATGGTGCAGTGGGGCATGCGTCAGTCTGCGGAGCTGGAGAACGCAATGACCTCAGTGGAGCGAGTCTTAGAATACAAAGATCTGGATCCTGAAGGGGATTTTAATTCGCCTGCGGAAAAGCAACCTCCGAAGAGTTGGCCCAAAGAAGGAAAATTGGTGACCAAGGACTTGAGCCTGAGATATGAGCCCGATACCAATTCGCCTTGTGTGCTGAAGGGACTGAGCTTCACGATTCAGCCCATGGAGAAAGTGGGCATCGTAGGACGCACAGGTGCGGGAAAGTCGTCCCTTATCAATGCACTTTTCAGACTATCCTACAACGATGGAGCAATACTCATCGACAGTCTGGACACAAATGATATCGGTCTGCACGATTTACGTAGCAAGATATCCATTATTCCACAGGAACCCGTTCTGTTCTCCGGCACAATGCGATACAACTTGGATCCCTTCGAGCAATATCCCGATGATAAGCTTTGGAAGGCCCTCGAGGACGTCCACCTCAAGGAGGAAATTTCGGAGTTGCCTTCGGGTCTGCAGAGCATCATATCTGAGGGCGGGACCAACTTTAGCGTAGGCCAACGCCAGTTAGTCTGCTTGGCAAGGGCCATTCTGCGCGAGAATAGAATCCTAGTTATGGACGAGGCAACGGCAAATGTGGATCCTCAGACGGACGCCCTGATTCAGGCCACCATTCGAAACAAATTCAAGGACTGCACAGTACTCACGATAGCTCATCGTCTAAACACCATTATGGACTCCGACAAAGTTTTGGTGATGGATGCTGGTCACGTCGTCGAGTTCGGTTCTCCATATGAGCTGTTGACCGCGTCAAAGGCTAAAGTGTTCCATGGAATGGTTATGCAGACGGGAAAGGCCAGCTTTGATCATCTACTGAAAGTTGCAGAGAATGTAAGTACTAAAGtcgaaaatttcattaataaacTAACTTTTCCTTCTATTTTAGACCAAACAAAACCATATTTGAAGCTAACATTTTTATCATATTAATGTGTTTGTCTACGTAATGTATATTGGGCCCAATTGTAATGGAAAGGGAATTTCGTGGTCATAGATTCAGTTTTATAGAATACAAAACGTTTGTACTTAAGGGAGTAAAGCAAAATGAcaatgttttcttttaaataaaatgctacTTAAACAACAAGAATCACGTGCCAAATCTTTTGATGATAATCCCAACATTGCTTTCACTGAATTTACCAAAACAatagtgtttttattttaaactttatCTCTGCTCATACAAAACTTTATTGTGTCGTCTTGTtcgattaaaaataaatgtttaggCCGTCTCCAGCGAGCGGATGATGTCCGAATCTCCAGGATCGGTGATGGACAGGGTGCACACGCGGAAGTATTTACCACAGGCGGTGCCCAGCTCGATGTTGGTGCCGCTGTAGTGCTGGACTTCAGTCTTGGCCAGCATAGCGTAGTACTCGATCTCGGACTTCCTGCAATGTGAAGAGCACATGTTAGTACCGATATAAAGGCGCTTGGAACAGATGAGCCATTGGTTCGAGCGTCAGAAAGAGTCTCTAGTATAAAAAGGATTCGTCAAGGCATTCGGAATCAATAGGATCATCATTATGGGCAGTAGACTACAGCTAGGTGTTTATATGCCGGCTTCTTACCCCAAGTGATGTGCATGCCCGTTGTTGGAGGAACCATTTGGAAGCGCCGTAGACTAAAGCGAACCAGTCCCGAAGCTTGAGATTGATTGATTGCACTGCTCCACTACTCGGAATCATACTTCTCAGTCAGCTTTAAGGGCAGACTCCATATGGTTCCATCAAAAACGTGGTCACTTGGGCACAGTGGAAACCTACTGCTTAGCAGCAGACGCATGGGCATCTCACCTCAGGGCGGGCGTGTTGCTGGCGATGAGCACCAGTTTGGCCTTGCCCTGGCGCAGGGTCTTCAAGGTCTGCTTGTAGCCCAGGCAGTATTTGCCGGACTTCATCACCAGCGCCAGACGGGCGTTGGTGCTCTCCAGAGCCTTCTTTTGTTTCTTAACGGCCACCATGTTGATAGTTTGGGTTAAAGCACTGCAGGCGATAGAAATTAGTTAGTCGAGTGATTCTGTGGAGCCggatgaaaaattaaaacaccCACCTTCGTCGGCTGACAATGGCAAAAGAAAGAGGAAGAACAGGCGGAAATGGGTACCACGTTTGTGTTGGTGTGACCGACGGGGGGATGCGAGAAAATACCACCAATTAATACAAATAGGGTTAAAATACCAATTAGCGTGTACACAATCCACAATTAGCGTGGACACGCACCGAAACTATCTTTTAGCCAGTACAACCTCCAAAGTTATGACGATTGGTAACGCCGTTTTCGACTTCGAATATTTGTAGTTGCCAACCTTCTTGAAGATTGTATGCGTGcgtgaatttaaatttttttaaatcgtgATAATGCGTCGAGCAACAATCTAAGCTAAAATTAGATGGCACGGCGTTTATTGATGCGAAACATATGCAATGCCAACAATCTTAATATGATTCTATGCTTTAGCTCTTTGAACCTTTAAATGTTGGCCAAGCACCCAAAGTGTTGAACTATAGcatgtgttttatttaaaatctatttGTGATAGAGCTTAAAACACTAAACAGTGGGTGTGGGCATTAAGGTATCTACAACTGCGTGATTGGAAGAGACCCAGTTGCTTTGTGACGGCTCACAACCCCGGATTGCTGTGTCAAGCTTTTACGTCgaattattgaataaatagTTCCGCACGGCGAACGGGTCGGCAACGCCAAATGAATTATACAACGTGGATTAGGGAGCTCCAAGGAGGGCGGCACGGAGCATCCTCATCCGCATcctcatccgcatccacatccggAGTCAGAGTCAGTCGCAGACGGCTACCGGCACGTGACGACACCACAACCCAATGCCAACCCATGGCCCACAGTCATAAAGTTGCCTGTTTGGGAGTCCTGAGCTCATCATCATCGGCTCGTTGCGTGCGTGCGCACTCGACTCGCTTCCAGACAATCTGTGGCCTGGGCCGGCTTATGAATGATGCacaggctgctgctgctgccgctgccggaCGGGCAGGAGTGAACTTTTCAGTTCGGGACTTCAACACTTCGATTGTCGGGCTGTAATTCAACGCCATTTACGTGGCCGCATGCTGTCAGGAATGATTGCCGCCTGCACCACCGTGGGTGGTGGCGCCTCGTCTGGGTCGTTACATCCTCCACCTCCACTGTCCTATCATTTCCATTCCCCTGGCGACGCGTGCTGCTGCACAAATAAGATTCAACCTTTGACATAGAGTCCGGAAATTCTTTCACTAGCCGGCTGTCTTGATGGTTGGATGCTTGGCTGCTGGGAAGCTGGGATGCTGGGATCTCCTTGCCAATAGCCACGGGGGAGCTCTGAACTTCCCCCGCGAAATTAAGTCCAAGTCGCTGCGATGATGAAGTTGCGAAATGCTCATCGATCTGTGTGGCTACTGGTCTCCCACATATAGTAAAAGGTTCTATTATAGGATTGACTTAAATCATCTCCCTGTGGTAGCTTACGTGATATGGATCGTTAGCAGGACATAAAATTTAAGGCAGGATTaggattttatattttattatccATAAGGTTCAGTCTGTATTTTGAACCATTTGCTTGATAGCAAATTATTGTTATAGATATATGCCAATGTAACATAGTTTTGACTAAATAATAGCTTCTAATATTTGTATCTTATCTAGTTAAGACTTACATATTGAATAATCAGTTCAATAAATCACTTCCCACTTGATCTTTGAAACAGAGATCGAAATATCTGTGTGTTTGCTTTAAGTCACCTACATCCAGACCTACAAATACAGCCCCCGCCCTATAGTTCACCCAAATAGGGATCCACTTCCGCTCTTGGAAGCCATGGCGTCAAACACTGTGCAGATGACCTTCGATCGGCTGGTTCAGCTGCCAGGCGTGACGGGGGCAATCCTGATCGATGGCAATGGAGTTCCGGTGCGGACCAATTTGCCAGCGAATGTGGCCCGCATATACGCCGATCGGATGAGGCCACTGGTGATTCTGGCCCGATCCATGGTGCAGGATTTGGAGAATGGGGACGAGCTGAGTTACGTGCGGCTGCGCACCCGCCGCCAGGAGACGATGGTGGCCACCGAGAACGAGCACACGATCATTCTGATCCAGGACAACCGTGTGCTCGACGAATCCTGGAGGAGCAGTGTCGCCTCGCGGAGAGCCTCGGCGCTCTAACGGCTTCGAGTTCAGTAGGGATCGTAAACCAGCTGCGCCAGCGGGTAACGACCACGTCCTGATGTCCTGGCTGAGAGAAGTCCTTGCACGGACGAGCTCACAAATCCAAAGTACAGAGCTGAAATTGTGAGCCGGGACATTGCTGTGCTGGAAGAGCacgcaaaaataaaatccacATACAGGCGGGGTAAATTGTGTTTGCGTACCCTCATTGGGAGTCCAGTAGGCTGTTGTCGAAGGTCGTGTGCCTCCAAATTGTTGTAGATATCAGTAAGTAACagcaatacaaatattttattattatggttTGGCAATATACGTAATTTAAACATTGATATATTAGCTACACACCCGGAATATATGGTTTGAATTTGAAAACCTTGTAGTATATGGCCGTAAGTGATCCTCGTAGCTTTACCACTTGGCCTAGCCGGGATTGGGTATTTCTGGATTCGGTCTGCAGGAAAAGGAGGAACACATCCTTCCATCGAGTTCGTTTCGATTGCTGGCAACAACCGGCTGCCGTCACGCCATCAAGCATTCatgccaacagcaacaacagagtGGATAGAGGGGGGATGGCAGGGGCTGAAGGACCCGCAGAGCAGCCTGTCGCCTGCACACTTACACATACTCGTGGGCACGCACACACCCTCAGCCTCAGCACACTTACACAGCAACACGCCGGGCTTTACACGCCTCCGCACGCGTCACACGAAAGCACGAAACCAATTTAAGCACCCACATTCTCTCACCCAATTAGTCGCACACAGTTCACCCACTcccacacccacccacaccaCATCCATATCCTTGTCCACATCATGGCATGACCTCCTCCCACTCGCTCGTCCCGCCCACGCACACTCTGTCGAGCTGGTtgtcgtcctcgtcctcgtcctcgtcctcgtcctcgagTCGAGCagagtcgagtcgagttgaGTCGAGTCGTTATCCTCGCGTGCGCACGCTGCATGCTTTCTGGCTGAGCTCGACTACTGGGAATTTTGTTGGGCATATGGGTATCCATGATTGCTAAGTTTAGAATATGTATGGAATGTTTTCGGTATATAAATCGCATGGGAAAATTGCTAAGTTATTAGATAGACATGTTTATGCAACAGGAACTGTATAGACTGCACGTTCTCCTTGATTATATACATAGGTATCACCCAGTCCGCAGGCGTTAATATGCTTGCGCTGTTGTTGTCATTGGGCCATCATCAGCGCCATAAGTAGCAGTCAGCAGTTGCCTCCGTCAGCGGCAGCAAGTTGTGCCGTCTGCTGGTGATGGTGTCGCCGTCGAAGGGGCGAAGCGGTGGTGGCCAGGACTTGGGGTGCCAGGATAGCCGGAGTGGCAGTGGCAGGGGAGCTTGTGCGCAGCCACAGAAATACCAACAGCCGTAcagtttgtgtgtgtctgtgtggcACTGCCACTGGGAGTACGGACTACGTATTAGGGGGCGAAGAATGAAGCACGAGAGACGAGGGACGAAGGACTACGGACTATGGACGGGGACGACCAACAAGCGACACGATAATCTCGCACGTCGCATTTTtagttgctgctcctgctgctggcaCAGTCGTTACTGCTGCTGTGTGGAACgtacttgttgttgccgtcgGGCTGCCACACCCACCCCGCCTGAGTTCCCCGCCCACCGCTCGAGTCCTGGAGTCTGGTCCTGGCAGAAAGCCAAATGTGGCAAgtggctgatgttgctgccaTGCCTCTGCCATTCCGCCCCTTGCTGTTGTCCTCCGTCGTTGCCGATGTTGCTGCTCTACTAGCTCACCGGATGAGGAGCGGGCGGGGACTGTGAATGGTATTTGCCAGGACTTCGCTGCGATGTGGAATTCTGTGTCTGCGTCGAGTTGCCTCCGTCCAAATGTGGGGGATGTGGTCGATGTGGAGTGGGTGGCGAGCGACCGACAAATGCTTTCGAATTGCCATGACAATCAAACCGCTTACACATACAGTGGGGCAAATCGACTTATTTTTGGACTATGAGCTTCTGAAGTTGCCAGGTAAAGTAAACTAACGGAATTTTATAAGGCGGAATATTCCGTTCGGCAAAAGTTGCTGTACCACTGAATCAACCAGATGCCTTTGTACTATattttgctttgtttgcttGACGTTTTGCGAAATTTTGAATATAgcttaaaaactttttctaTGCTTTTCTAAGTTGAACTCTTACACgatctatatatatttcttctCAAATCTTAAGTACAAACAGAATTCTTTGCTAGGGAAGAATACTTCTGCCAGCTATGAAATgttcttttcaaaatcaatgATTATTATCGAAATTTCAACCTTCACAGatttaaaaagtaaattgGTAGGCTCCCAACTTATTAtctaatataaattattaatgaatCGAAATCGAACTTATCTGTTTTCTACTTATAAGTAGTTGGTCCCAACTAGTAAACTATCATCCAGATCTCTAAGACGTAAAACTAATCTGAATGGCATCCCATTTGAAAAATCACCTTTCTGGAATTACCCCGTCAGTCTTATTTGTTGCTTGCTTTTTGGGTATAATCATATCCCGATGGGAGCTCCAGCAGGTATGGCTTTATCCAAGTGGAGTAGCCCCAATTAATGCCACACTGGGAGGCAATATCAACAAGCGCCTGTTcctgacgacgacgacaacgacgacgatGCTCTCGAGGACCAGGAGGCACACTTCAGCCAGCGCCTTTTTCATGCCGTTGCGCCTTGGCCCGTCTGCCCAAGTGGGTGGGATTGAGTGGGTGGGTTGGCCTGTATGGGTGTGGTCTGGTCTGGGCCTGTTTATTATCGCCCATCAGTGGGCGCCCCAACCGCCTTTCTGGTGGAAACTTCGCGCTGTCGCCGCGTCTTGTTGTCGAGCGAACGAACGAGGAtgacaaataaaaaagtttggcACGGCACGGAAGCCTGCTGGCGGCATTCGCATAACGATGTCGGTGACTGC
The sequence above is a segment of the Drosophila melanogaster chromosome 2L genome. Coding sequences within it:
- the CG31793 gene encoding uncharacterized protein, isoform A, which produces MQASKLPPNPRESAGILSSLMFCFALPILFKGRKQTLQPTDLYKTLNEHEAASLGDEFFQGWEDEVARCRRKGDSGRKPSVLRVIGRVFGWRLIMSGITIAALELGTRATVPLLLAGLISEFSEHGNGHSYNAQIYAVLLIACILASVLLTHPYMMGMMHLAMKMRVAVSSAIYRKALRLSRTSLGGTTTGQVVNLLSNDLNRFDRCLIHFHFLWLGPLELLIASYFLYEQIGMASFYGISILVLYLPLQTYLSRVTSKLRLQTALRTDQRVRMMNEIISGIQVIKMYTWERPFGKLIGQMRRSEMSSIRQMNLLRGILLSFEITLGRIAIFVSLLGFVLGGGELTAERAFCVTAFYNILRRTVSKFFPSGMSQFAELLVSMRRITNFMMREEANVIDMSERRDEKAEEEQHLLKEVEKRSYPVGIGKEPDTLVEIKALRARWGQEQHDLVLNNVNMSLRRGQLVAVIGPVGSGKSSLIQAILGELPPESGSVQVSGKYSYASQEPWLFNASVRDNILFGLPMDKQRYRTVLKRCALERDLELLHGDGTIVGERGASLSGGQRARICLARAVYRRADVYLLDDPLSAVDTHVGRHLFDECMRGFLGKQLVILVTHQLQFLEDADLIVIMDKGHVSACGTYEEMLKSGQDFAQLLVESTQNSGGGDEIITSPNLSRQSSALSTKSSNGSSSSLESMVEKEKPKPSAVSSQESRSGGQIGLSMYKKYFGAGCGVLVFVVLIMLCIGTQILASGGDYFLSYWVKNTASSSTLDIYYFTAINVGLVICALLRTLLFFNITMHSSTELHNTMFQGLSRTALYFFHTNPSGRILNRFANDLGQVDEVMPAVMLDCIQIFLTLTGIICVLCVTNPWYLINTFAMMLAFYYWRDFYLKTSRDVKRLEAVARSPMYSHFSATLVGLPTIRAMGAQQTLIGQYDNYQDLHSSGYYTFVSTSRAFGYYLDLFCVAYVISVILHNFFNPPLHNAGQIGLAITQALGMTGMVQWGMRQSAELENAMTSVERVLEYKDLDPEGDFNSPAEKQPPKSWPKEGKLVTKDLSLRYEPDTNSPCVLKGLSFTIQPMEKVGIVGRTGAGKSSLINALFRLSYNDGAILIDSLDTNDIGLHDLRSKISIIPQEPVLFSGTMRYNLDPFEQYPDDKLWKALEDVHLKEEISELPSGLQSIISEGGTNFSVGQRQLVCLARAILRENRILVMDEATANVDPQTDALIQATIRNKFKDCTVLTIAHRLNTIMDSDKVLVMDAGHVVEFGSPYELLTASKAKVFHGMVMQTGKASFDHLLKVAENTKQNHI
- the CG31793 gene encoding uncharacterized protein, isoform C → MSGITIAALELGTRATVPLLLAGLISEFSEHGNGHSYNAQIYAVLLIACILASVLLTHPYMMGMMHLAMKMRVAVSSAIYRKALRLSRTSLGGTTTGQVVNLLSNDLNRFDRCLIHFHFLWLGPLELLIASYFLYEQIGMASFYGISILVLYLPLQTYLSRVTSKLRLQTALRTDQRVRMMNEIISGIQVIKMYTWERPFGKLIGQMRRSEMSSIRQMNLLRGILLSFEITLGRIAIFVSLLGFVLGGGELTAERAFCVTAFYNILRRTVSKFFPSGMSQFAELLVSMRRITNFMMREEANVIDMSERRDEKAEEEQHLLKEVEKRSYPVGIGKEPDTLVEIKALRARWGQEQHDLVLNNVNMSLRRGQLVAVIGPVGSGKSSLIQAILGELPPESGSVQVSGKYSYASQEPWLFNASVRDNILFGLPMDKQRYRTVLKRCALERDLELLHGDGTIVGERGASLSGGQRARICLARAVYRRADVYLLDDPLSAVDTHVGRHLFDECMRGFLGKQLVILVTHQLQFLEDADLIVIMDKGHVSACGTYEEMLKSGQDFAQLLVESTQNSGGGDEIITSPNLSRQSSALSTKSSNGSSSSLESMVEKEKPKPSAVSSQESRSGGQIGLSMYKKYFGAGCGVLVFVVLIMLCIGTQILASGGDYFLSYWVKNTASSSTLDIYYFTAINVGLVICALLRTLLFFNITMHSSTELHNTMFQGLSRTALYFFHTNPSGRILNRFANDLGQVDEVMPAVMLDCIQIFLTLTGIICVLCVTNPWYLINTFAMMLAFYYWRDFYLKTSRDVKRLEAVARSPMYSHFSATLVGLPTIRAMGAQQTLIGQYDNYQDLHSSGYYTFVSTSRAFGYYLDLFCVAYVISVILHNFFNPPLHNAGQIGLAITQALGMTGMVQWGMRQSAELENAMTSVERVLEYKDLDPEGDFNSPAEKQPPKSWPKEGKLVTKDLSLRYEPDTNSPCVLKGLSFTIQPMEKVGIVGRTGAGKSSLINALFRLSYNDGAILIDSLDTNDIGLHDLRSKISIIPQEPVLFSGTMRYNLDPFEQYPDDKLWKALEDVHLKEEISELPSGLQSIISEGGTNFSVGQRQLVCLARAILRENRILVMDEATANVDPQTDALIQATIRNKFKDCTVLTIAHRLNTIMDSDKVLVMDAGHVVEFGSPYELLTASKAKVFHGMVMQTGKASFDHLLKVAENTKQNHI
- the RpL30 gene encoding ribosomal protein L30, isoform E, with protein sequence MVAVKKQKKALESTNARLALVMKSGKYCLGYKQTLKTLRQGKAKLVLIASNTPALRKSEIEYYAMLAKTEVQHYSGTNIELGTACGKYFRVCTLSITDPGDSDIIRSLETA
- the robl37BC gene encoding robl37BC, which translates into the protein MASNTVQMTFDRLVQLPGVTGAILIDGNGVPVRTNLPANVARIYADRMRPLVILARSMVQDLENGDELSYVRLRTRRQETMVATENEHTIILIQDNRVLDESWRSSVASRRASAL